In Methanocaldococcus sp. FS406-22, the genomic stretch AATGCCTACAAAGATGAGATTGAAAAAGCAATAAACGAAAAAATTGATAACTTGCTTAGCGATAAAGAGAAAAAATACCTCAATAAATATTTAGAACTTTGCCTATTATTTAGAGAAGAAACAGATATGAGTGGGGGGATTTTGGACATCAGATGCATGGAAGAAAGAAAGCTAAAAGAACTTGAACTTAAGGAAATTTTAGAAAAAGAAGGATTATACAAAGATGGAGAACCAATTGAACCTTTAAAAAAAGCCATTAAAATTAAAAATGAGTTATCCAAGGCAATATCTAAGGACATTTTGATAAAAAGATTCTCTGAGGATGTGTTTAAATTTTATTTATACAAAACTCCAGATGAAAGGGCAAGAAGCAACTTATTCCCGTCTATTATGATAACTCCTCAAAAGGGGTTTTTATCTTGGATGAAGGTTGAAGGGATTGACTGTATAAATGTTTTAGATTTAAAGTTTAAATTGGAAGAGGAATTGCCAAAGTATCAGATTCCTTTAAAGAATGTTGGTGGGGTTGCTTTATATTTAGTTCATGACTGGGATGCTGTAAAAAGATTTAACTTTAAAAAGAAAGATATTGAGGATTTACTTAAAAAAATAGCTCTAATAGAACCAATAAAAGAGATTTTGAAGGATAAAAATGTTGATGTTGGTAAGTTAGAGAAGTTTGGTAAAGTTAAAAAAGAAAAAACTAAGAAGTTTTTAGATTTATTAAGTGGATTGTAATACTGACCTCCTCTCTGCCTAAAGGGCGGAGGTTCCCCTAGGGGACACCTTTCCGTCCCCGTCGCCGGGGCGTCATTGGGCAGGTTATGTTCATCAGGCCGGGTCAGGCGGCCTTCGAAAAGTTTGTATGCTACTTCTTATTCATGAACTTTTCGGTCGTTAGGATATAATGGCATGAGAAATCTTCATTTGCCCGAACTTCGGTTTAGAAATTGATATGGACTTGAACACTTGCGATAAATATTTGTCTCCGTGCTAAAGCACCGGAGCTTGTTAAGAATTAATGGTCATATAATTAAAAACTTTTTCTAAAAGTTTCATTGTAATTCTTTTACAGTAACTAATGGAATTAGCTCAACGTTCTCTTTTTGTAGGTTTTCTTTAGCTCCTTCTAACCTATCTACAACGACAAAGACCCTATCAACAATCCCTCCATTTTCTCTAATCTCTTTTACTGCCTTTAACACACTACCTCCAGTAGTTGTAACATCCTCTACAATAATAACTCTATCTCCTTCTTTTAGCTCTCCTTCTATTTTATTTTTAGTTCCATAGTCCTTAGGTTTTTTTCTAACTATTAGCAGAGGTTTTTGGGCAATGATTGAGACAGCTGTAGCTATAGGGACAGAGCCAAGTTCTACACCGGCAACTTTTACATCCTCATTTTTTATTTGTTCAGCAATAATTTCTCCAACTAACTTTAAAACTTCTGGGTTTGTAGTGGCTTTCTTTATGTCTATATAATAATTACTTTTTTTTCCAGAAGCTAAGATGAACTCTCCAAACTTTATACATCCAGATGCTTTGAGTAATTCTATTAATTTGGATTTTTTATCCATGAACATCACCATAAAAAAGATGATGGAAATAGTTTATCTAAAAAAATAAAAATGAGGATTTAAAAACTTTTAGTAAAACTTTAAATACTTAAATCCATCCCCATCATCAAAGCTGTAATGTATCTTAGAATATTCTCTGGCAAATTCTATAACATCCTCTCTGACTTTCTCTGGTTTTTCTTTATCAATGGCTATTCTCTTCATAAACTCAGCTATCTCCTCCATTTCTTTCTCTTTCATTCCCAATCTTGTGCATTCTTGTGTTCCCAACCTAATACCACTTGGGTTATCTGAGTTATTGACATCATCCCATGGAAGGAGATTTTTATTCAAAATGATATTTGCCTCTTCATACATCTTAGCCAACTCACTCGCTGAAAATTCTATGTCTTGGGAACTCTCTATATCAATAATCACCTGATGACTTTCTGTAAAGTCTTTATGCTCACATAAAACATTAAATCCTCTCTCATATAACGCCTGAGCTAACGCCTTTGCATTTTTAATCACTTGTTTAGCATAAGCCTCTCCAAACTCCAACATCTCAGCTAATGCAATAGCTAAACCGGCTTTATGATGCAAGTGATGATTGCTAACAACTCCAGGGAACACGTGAGTATCTATTTTATCAGCATTTTCTTCTGTAGTTAATATAATCCCCCCCTGAGGGCCAAAGAATGTTTTATGAGTACTACCCATCAAATACTCTGCTCCCTCTCTCAATGGGTCTTGGAATTGTTTTCCAGCTATTAAACCAAGGACATGAGCTCCATCATAGGCAATCTTAGCTCCAACTTCTTGAGCGGCTTCATAAGCATCAGCTACTGGATGAGGGAATGGGAATAGAGAACCTCCAAACAATATTAACTTTGGTTTCTCTTCTAAGATTTTTTTAACCATTGCATCAGCGTCAATATTCATTTCTTCTGGGTCAAATGGATGATTTATAACTTTCAACCCTCTAATTCCAGCAGCACTGACTTTCCAATGGCTTATATGCCCACCATCCGGAACACTTAAAGCCATTAATTTATCTCCCGGCTTTGTTTCAGCAAAGAAAACTGCTAAGTTCGCAACAACTCCACTTGTTGGCTGGACATTTGCATGTTCTGCCTTAAATAAGTCTTTAGCTAACTCTATACAAAGTGTTTCAACTTCATCTATATATTTACATCCTTGGTATAATCTCTTTCCTGGCAGTCCTTCAGCGTATCTATGCATAAAATCTGTTGAACAAGCCTCTCTAACTGCTAAACTTGTTATGTTTTCACTTGCAATCAATTTTATGCTCTCTCTCATCCACTCATGCTGTTTTATAGAGATATCTCTAATAAATTTCGGAACATCCGAATATTCCATTATATATCCCTCCTAACATCGATGAGTAATACTTTTACATAATTGCTTAAATAGACTTTTACAGTTTATATATTTAATCAAGGAATATTAATGCCAGGGCTATCTTTAACAGGTTGAATACAGAAGTAATATTTTAATTAAATAGTTGAAACTAAAAGCTCCAAAATGTTTTAAATAAAATATTTAAAGTGCATTCAATCTGTTATTGCCGTATAAATCTACTTCTGTGAAGTTCTTTCAAAACTATAGAAGTTTTTGGTGCTGTCTATGATGAAGGTGTGCGTTATAGAAGGGGATGGAATAGGGAAAGAAGTTATTCCAGAAGCAGTAAAAATATTAAATGAGCTTGGAGATTTTGAGATAATAAAAGCAGAGGCAGGATTAGAGTGTTTAAAAAAGTATGGGGATGCTTTACCAGAAGAAACAATAGAAAAAGCCAAAGAAGCAGATGTTATTTTATTCGGGGCAATAACATCACCAAAACCCGGAGAGGTTAAAAACTATAGAAGTCCTATAATAACTTTGAGGAAGATGTTTAATTTATATGCCAATGTAAGGCCAATAAATAACTTTGGTATTGGGCAGTTAATTGGGAAGATAGCAGATTACAAATTTTTAGATGTCAAAAATATTGATATGGTTATTATCAGAGAAAATACGGAAGATTTATATGTTGGAAAGGAGAGATTAGAGGGCGATATAGCCATAGCTGAAAGGTTTATCACAAGAAAAGGTTGTGAAAGGATAATAAAATTTGCATTTGAATATGCAGTAAAAAACAATAGAAAAAAGGTTTCATGCATCCACAAAGCTAATGTGTTGAGGGTTACTGATGGGTTATTCTTGGAGGTATTTAATGAAATAAAAAAACATTATGAAATAGAGGCAGATGATTATTTAGTTGATTCAACAGCCCTAAATCTTATAAAAAACCCAGAAAAGTTTGATGTTATTGTAACAACAAACATGTTTGGGGATATTCTATCAGATGAAGCATCAGCATTAATTGGAGGTTTGGGCTTAGCTCCATCAGCAAATATTGGGGAAGATAAAGCACTATTTGAGCCAGTGCATGGCTCTGCCCCAGACATAGCCGGGAAAAAAATTGCTAATCCGATGGCATCTATCTTAAGTGTTGCTATGCTCTTCGATTATATTGGAGAAAAAGAGAAAGGAGATTTGATTAGAGGGGCAGTTAAATACTGTCTAATAAATAAAAAAGTCACTCCTGATTTAGGGGGGAACTTAAAAACAGAAGAAGTTGGGAACGAAATTCTAAATTACATAAAATTAAAGGGATAAAATGAAAATAAGAATTACCAAATCTCTGATTCTATTTATCCTTAGCATTGCCTTTATATTAATTTTAATGGTATATATTGGAATATATGAAATATTCCAAATATTAATCAGTGCAAACCCCATCTACATAATATTGGCAGTTATTTTGCAGATAGCTATTTCAGTTCTTCTTTCTATAAGATGGGGATACATAATAAAGATTTTAGGATATAAAGCAAATATGAAAAATCTCTTCTTATTAGTGTTGATGGGATTGTTTATTAATAAT encodes the following:
- a CDS encoding DUF530 family protein — protein: METTSNLIKNANEFLDSLNGINKKLKEIVDRINKKKIDKSELNDIISTLEKNLEILQDLKSKMEFLEFDSPYKNVGKLKGGYDSEGLQEIASYSTYLRRIASEKKGILERVRHALVAHKIALAHLTEDIGNINLPPNLPLDGSYKKIMFEFPPYLVTTYKEFLDILEPKGRGILTSYTISLIVIDKGKREFKRIKVEDKNYEKYIKEKFGNAIITSIKRNFSKNKIIDDQYVRRVLAIGYLNAYKDEIEKAINEKIDNLLSDKEKKYLNKYLELCLLFREETDMSGGILDIRCMEERKLKELELKEILEKEGLYKDGEPIEPLKKAIKIKNELSKAISKDILIKRFSEDVFKFYLYKTPDERARSNLFPSIMITPQKGFLSWMKVEGIDCINVLDLKFKLEEELPKYQIPLKNVGGVALYLVHDWDAVKRFNFKKKDIEDLLKKIALIEPIKEILKDKNVDVGKLEKFGKVKKEKTKKFLDLLSGL
- the pyrE gene encoding orotate phosphoribosyltransferase yields the protein MDKKSKLIELLKASGCIKFGEFILASGKKSNYYIDIKKATTNPEVLKLVGEIIAEQIKNEDVKVAGVELGSVPIATAVSIIAQKPLLIVRKKPKDYGTKNKIEGELKEGDRVIIVEDVTTTGGSVLKAVKEIRENGGIVDRVFVVVDRLEGAKENLQKENVELIPLVTVKELQ
- the glyA gene encoding bifunctional serine hydroxymethyltransferase/L-allo-threonine aldolase, with translation MEYSDVPKFIRDISIKQHEWMRESIKLIASENITSLAVREACSTDFMHRYAEGLPGKRLYQGCKYIDEVETLCIELAKDLFKAEHANVQPTSGVVANLAVFFAETKPGDKLMALSVPDGGHISHWKVSAAGIRGLKVINHPFDPEEMNIDADAMVKKILEEKPKLILFGGSLFPFPHPVADAYEAAQEVGAKIAYDGAHVLGLIAGKQFQDPLREGAEYLMGSTHKTFFGPQGGIILTTEENADKIDTHVFPGVVSNHHLHHKAGLAIALAEMLEFGEAYAKQVIKNAKALAQALYERGFNVLCEHKDFTESHQVIIDIESSQDIEFSASELAKMYEEANIILNKNLLPWDDVNNSDNPSGIRLGTQECTRLGMKEKEMEEIAEFMKRIAIDKEKPEKVREDVIEFAREYSKIHYSFDDGDGFKYLKFY
- the aksF gene encoding homoisocitrate dehydrogenase; its protein translation is MMKVCVIEGDGIGKEVIPEAVKILNELGDFEIIKAEAGLECLKKYGDALPEETIEKAKEADVILFGAITSPKPGEVKNYRSPIITLRKMFNLYANVRPINNFGIGQLIGKIADYKFLDVKNIDMVIIRENTEDLYVGKERLEGDIAIAERFITRKGCERIIKFAFEYAVKNNRKKVSCIHKANVLRVTDGLFLEVFNEIKKHYEIEADDYLVDSTALNLIKNPEKFDVIVTTNMFGDILSDEASALIGGLGLAPSANIGEDKALFEPVHGSAPDIAGKKIANPMASILSVAMLFDYIGEKEKGDLIRGAVKYCLINKKVTPDLGGNLKTEEVGNEILNYIKLKG